From Amycolatopsis sp. cg9, one genomic window encodes:
- a CDS encoding adenosine deaminase — translation MPDESPVLPTETLRRAPKVLLHDHLDGGLRPATVAELADETGYAGLPTSDPAELGSWFRRAADSGSLVSYLETFAHTCGVMQTEDALVRVAAEAVEDLAADGVVYAEVRYAPELFVERGLSLDAVVEAVQAGFTEGTRRVAANGGSIRIGTLLCAMRQHARALEIADLAVRYRDAGVAGFDIAGPEDGFPPTRNLDAFEYLRQNNAHFTIHAGEAFGLPSIWEAIQHCGAERLGHGVRIIEDIKTDADGTVHLGRLAAYVRDRRIPLEICPTSNVQTGTVRSIAEHPIGLLAKLRFRVTVNTDNRLMSGCTMTSEFAALHETFGYGLADFRWFTINAMKSAFIDFDARIALIDDVIKPGYAALA, via the coding sequence ATGCCTGACGAAAGCCCTGTTCTGCCCACCGAGACGCTCCGCCGCGCGCCCAAGGTGCTCCTGCACGACCACCTGGACGGCGGCCTCCGCCCGGCGACCGTCGCCGAACTCGCCGACGAGACCGGTTATGCCGGCCTGCCCACCAGCGACCCGGCCGAGCTGGGCAGCTGGTTCCGCCGGGCGGCCGACTCCGGCTCGCTCGTGTCCTACCTGGAGACCTTCGCGCACACCTGCGGGGTGATGCAGACGGAGGATGCGCTGGTCAGGGTCGCCGCGGAAGCGGTCGAAGACCTGGCCGCCGACGGCGTCGTCTACGCCGAGGTGCGCTACGCACCGGAGTTGTTCGTCGAACGCGGTCTGTCACTCGATGCGGTGGTCGAGGCTGTCCAGGCGGGGTTCACGGAGGGCACTCGCCGCGTGGCCGCGAACGGCGGCAGCATCCGCATCGGGACGTTGCTCTGCGCGATGCGCCAGCACGCCCGCGCCCTCGAGATCGCCGACCTGGCCGTCCGGTACCGCGACGCCGGGGTCGCCGGGTTCGACATCGCGGGCCCGGAAGACGGATTCCCGCCGACCCGCAATCTCGACGCGTTCGAATATCTGCGCCAGAACAACGCGCATTTCACCATTCACGCGGGCGAAGCGTTCGGTTTGCCGTCCATTTGGGAAGCGATTCAGCACTGCGGCGCCGAGCGGCTCGGGCACGGCGTGCGCATCATCGAGGACATCAAGACGGACGCGGACGGCACGGTCCACCTTGGACGGTTGGCCGCGTATGTCCGCGACCGCCGCATCCCGCTGGAGATCTGCCCGACGTCGAACGTCCAAACAGGCACGGTCCGCTCGATCGCCGAGCACCCGATCGGCCTGCTCGCCAAGCTGCGCTTCCGGGTGACCGTGAACACGGACAACCGCCTGATGAGCGGATGCACGATGACCAGCGAATTCGCCGCGCTGCACGAGACCTTCGGGTATGGCCTGGCCGACTTCCGCTGGTTCACCATCAACGCGATGAAATCCGCGTTCATCGATTTCGACGCGCGGATCGCGCTGATCGACGACGTGATCAAGCCCGGGTACGCCGCGCTGGCCTGA
- a CDS encoding MFS transporter has translation MAQVADGSVERVQASSRRWLILALGLAAQTASCSFLYGLPFLVPAMRAADGLTLAQAGTVVAAPSIGLLFTLIVWGAAADRYGERLIMALGLGASGLLLVYAGVGDHSVGLLFGVFLAAGACTASVNAASGRVVMGWFAKSERGVAMGIRQTAQPLGVGVAALGLPPLAAHFGFRAAVLLPAGLAIAVALLVAWLVTDPPRPPRASTGEKPPSPYRHSALWRVHGASALLVVPQFAVSAFAPVYMVSVQHWSPLSAGWYLAVVQVLGALGRLGSGWWSDRAGSRLRPMRLLAVLSCFVMLLVALGDVSWPWLVLLALALAGVITVADNGLGFTASAELAGLAWSGRAMGTQNTGQNIAASLTPPLLGLVIGDSRYALAFCVAAIFPALAVAVVPVRAEHERD, from the coding sequence ATGGCGCAGGTCGCGGACGGCTCGGTGGAGCGGGTGCAGGCGAGTTCACGGCGGTGGCTCATCCTCGCGCTCGGCCTCGCCGCGCAGACCGCGAGCTGCTCGTTCCTCTACGGCCTCCCGTTCCTCGTCCCCGCCATGCGCGCCGCGGACGGGCTCACCCTCGCCCAGGCCGGCACGGTCGTCGCGGCCCCGAGCATCGGCCTGTTGTTCACCCTGATCGTGTGGGGTGCGGCTGCGGACCGTTACGGAGAGCGCCTGATCATGGCCCTCGGACTGGGGGCCTCGGGGTTACTCCTGGTGTACGCCGGCGTCGGCGATCACTCGGTCGGGCTCCTCTTTGGGGTGTTCCTGGCGGCCGGTGCCTGCACGGCTTCGGTGAACGCGGCGAGCGGCCGCGTGGTGATGGGCTGGTTCGCGAAGTCCGAGCGCGGCGTCGCGATGGGGATCCGCCAGACGGCCCAGCCGCTCGGCGTCGGCGTCGCCGCGCTGGGGCTGCCGCCGCTGGCCGCGCACTTCGGGTTCCGCGCGGCGGTGCTGCTGCCGGCCGGGCTGGCGATCGCCGTGGCGCTGCTGGTCGCGTGGCTGGTGACGGACCCGCCGCGGCCCCCGCGGGCGTCTACGGGTGAGAAGCCGCCTTCGCCGTACCGGCACTCGGCGCTGTGGCGGGTGCACGGGGCGAGCGCGCTGCTGGTGGTGCCGCAGTTCGCGGTGTCGGCGTTCGCGCCGGTGTACATGGTGTCGGTGCAGCACTGGAGCCCGCTGTCGGCGGGCTGGTACCTGGCGGTGGTCCAGGTGCTGGGCGCGCTGGGCCGCCTCGGCTCGGGCTGGTGGTCCGACCGCGCCGGCAGCCGGCTGCGCCCGATGCGGCTGCTGGCGGTGCTCAGCTGCTTCGTGATGCTGCTGGTGGCGCTGGGGGACGTGTCGTGGCCCTGGCTGGTGCTGCTGGCCCTGGCGCTGGCGGGCGTCATCACGGTGGCCGACAACGGCCTCGGCTTCACGGCGTCGGCCGAGCTGGCCGGCCTGGCCTGGTCGGGCCGCGCGATGGGCACGCAGAACACCGGCCAGAATATCGCGGCCTCGCTGACCCCGCCCCTGCTGGGCCTGGTGATCGGCGACAGCCGCTACGCACTGGCGTTCTGCGTGGCGGCGATCTTCCCGGCCCTGGCGGTGGCGGTGGTCCCGGTCCGCGCGGAACACGAGCGCGACTGA